The region ACCATGCGTTTGTCGGTCTTTATCTAAGTGGAGCCCTGGTGTGAGTTGCTGGGCAGTTTGTAACCTGAATCTAAATTAAGGAAACCCCAAAACACAAGGTTTTCTGGGTAAAATGAGTTGACATCAGACGGCCAGTTAGAGTTCAAACTAAATGAAAACTGGGCAGGCAGTCAAGTCACGATCTTGACAGATGCTCATCATCAGCTTTATCTTTGTTATTAACTGGCATAAACACTATGTATTccttcattttccttttttcttgttCGTGCAAACATCCTTCACAGGTCAACAGTATACCACAGAAGAGACATGCTTAGATTCATACCAATTATAAGGCTCACATCCTGAAATGGTCTAGAGACTGTGAAAGAATCTCAGACACAGAAATAACCAGTAAATAACTGAGGTTCTTATCATTTTAACATGACAgcacaagccactgacacatcaTATTTCTCTGTACGAGCACCAGACGGTCCATCATCACCTTGGCCTGACATACAGGGACTAAAGGCACACTGGCTTTGATTAGCCTGCTAGAtacaaaatgacaataaagcaaAATGTTTAGACCAAAGAGGTGAaggtgtaatttacagcctGTGATAAATTTACAGAAGAGCACGCAGGCTTTGGTATAAAAATTCGCAAGAAAAACAGTCTTCATCCAATAATGGTGGTTACCAACAAATTGGATTTATGGAAAATATCTTGAAAAAGGCAGCTTAGTGGTACTTGAATGACTTCTTGAAGCTGAATTAGGGGGAATATGTGACATCTGTTTTGTAAGTTTTCATTGTAGCCTTTGAGCTGACCCTCTAAAGTGCAAACCACAGTTGGAGCCAGGGCAGACACAGCAATGATTTTAATTGGTCCTAGGCAGCTTTGATTACTGCTGACTCTCTTTCTTGCTCGGCAGTTACAATCAATCATATTCACCGTGAATCCCTGGTGTAAAATAGGCCCTGATTGGCTACAGAGCAAAAAAACGAAGCAGGTCAGACTGAAAACGACTGctgcagagaaaacacagaACCTACCCTCAGGAAAGAACCAGTCAGCGTGCTGGATGATGGGCTCCACGATGGCTACCACGTGCACAGAGGTAGCTGCAGCCATCTCAGCCAGACTCCTGGGTGGACACGTACAGATGAGCAAAAATGACATGGTTTCTAACAAAATGAGGGACAGGCTAAAATACCAGGCTATCCTCTCCACCACCCTAGACTAAGAAAGAAACTAAGAGTTTATTAGATTTGCTTGTTTTAAAGATCCcacattgtaaaaagtgagatttccatgtttttaaattatgaatgaatcaggtcgaggtgctatataaatactgtaaaagtatcaaaacgctcaaacCACAAAGAAATGCTGCCTTTAAActagccgtcaggacttccgtacagttgtgatgtcacaactatactatctatctatctatatctatatatatatagatatataggtaGGGAATGCTgctacagtgctgttacagtcattccctggctgcaatTACGGTGCAGACGCAGAGAGTGCAGATGCGGTTGacccggaaacgctgaccaatcagagcagactgggctttttcaggaggggagcttaaagagacaggtgctaaaacggagcgtttcagcgTTTGGCGAATACAGGTACATTCAGACAAACTGTATgagaaaaattaaaataaagtgttttttgaacactaaagcatgtaaacatggttTCTGGTGGAAACCcaaaattatgaacctgaaaatgacaaaaaaaaaaaaacagtcactaCATGTAATACTGTATTAGCAACATTATCGTCCCGTTCCTTTCGACCCCCTCTTACCCCTCAGTCTTGGCCCACATCAGGTTGGGTCCCAGGACGATAGCGATGTTGCTAGGAGTCATTTTGTTGACCTCGCTGTCCTGAGCCAGTTTGGTTAGAAACTTCACCAGATACCTGCAGGGAAACAACGTATTTATTGAGCTGTGTGAGGTGTAAACATTGTCTCATACAACCAAGGGAATTTAAGCATTGCCGTCGTGACCTTTCTCTGGTAGGTTTAAACAACTAACCTCAGGTTGGTTTTGTTGTTCTTTGGTAGCTTATCACATACAACCCAAAGGGCCTGGAGCCTCTTGTCTGGGTCTGACACACTGGAGAGATAGAAAATGAAAGCAGAGCACATTTTTAGTCCAATCTCCAGATGACTAAACGCCCCAGATGAATCATCCTATTGTTTCTCATTGCTGTACAGTGATAGGCCCATTCATTATTGGTACATTTTATTCCCAGTGAAAATGGTATGAGCCTTGCCTGGATGCTTGGATCCATTCATCATAAAGCTGGTAAGACATTAGAGGTTCAGGGAGTTCCCTCAGGTAGGACTTAAGTGCTCCTGAAACCACAAATCCACagatatttttaattatttcaaccACTTTTCCAGGCAAACAAAGTTTCATTATAGCATTCAAATTGTTTGGTGAATTATCAAATTCATTTAGTAAAATATCAAATACAGTTCAGCCATTTTTAATTGGGAATTCCTACGCCATTCAAACATTTTAGGGGGCAGGTTTGAGACAGTGGCTAGTACATTCTGAGATGACGTGACAACACAAATACTGACGTTTAAATTCATTTTACTGCCCTAAGTTAAACAACCGTTGTTTTTTCTAGATTTTAAACATATCGGATAATTTGTCCAAGTAATACATCAAGAAACACAGAAATTAATTCTGGTTTGGGACGTACCAGCGACAGCATGGGGGTCAGAGTAGAACTCCTCCAGTTGGGAAGTGGAACAGTCCAGCGCTGCCTTCAGCTTCTTTAGCTTGGACGCACCTGCTGCGATTCTGAATAGaccctgacacacaaacacgcgcAAAGACAAAAACCACTGTAACGTTGCcggcaaacaacaacaaagatacAAGCAGGCATTCAATGTGCACACAAGACACTGTGCTTTCATTGAAACCTACACACTTGTACACACTTTCCTAACATTCAATTACAGATAGACTCGGTATGAATCCACAACATGAACTCCCCCTGCCAGCTGCAAATAATGAAACCTTAAAAGcaggcaaacaaacacacccaccACTCACAGCAGAGCGATCTCTTTACTTTGACACATAAACAAAGGCCGTCTTCACACCATAATGACACAGACTGGACTCACCCAGGAATGAATAGGCTTTGCAGTCAACACTAgcactctctctcgctcttttttgcacagacacgtacacacaccAACATGAAACTGATTTATGAACAGGAGACAAGTAGATTCTATTGTATTCTAAATTTGTATCGGGGAGGGGCATCACAAACATTTCATAAATCTTAACTGTAGCATAAAGGGCAACAGTTTCTTTGGAACAGCATTGTAGAGATGTTTATAGTTTGTCTCCTTCCTGCCCATCGCCTTGAGTCTTAAGATGTGCATGTGAACAAACAGTTCAACAAACAGCAAGTCTTGGTTTCAATTATGTCAATGACCAGCGGAGCCGCTAATCGCAGCCACAGCTCCATGTGACTTTTAATGAGCTACGCCAGCACTTCTTTTACTTACATGGTAAGGCAAGGAAAACAAAGGAGCAGTCAAGTCATGCTATAAAGTACTGTGCGAGAAAATAGCTTGGCGTTAGATAAGAAGAGACCTCTAAAGCACTGCTGGTCTGCTGGTTATCATTTAAAGGAGCTGTACTCAAAATACTGAATAatacacacagagggagagggactTCAATCTCTGCACAGGATGCCATTACTCAATTATATCTtacacgattctccaaatccatgATTCGATTTGACCTCGAATTCTTTTCCAACAGGGACagcaatgccacaataagagcAACTAGATGGCAGGTTACTTTGCAATAATAATGTTTTAGTTTCTTAGAGTTTAACGAGGTGCACATGAATATCGAAcgattttcaatttaaaatcgaAATTGTGACACCCCTGATTTACATTGCAAAAagttgtttgctgctatattcaTATTAAGGATGATCCATATCAATTTCATTTTACAGATCTTCAGATCAATACTTCTGCATTTCTACCCACACAGTAGAATAATCATGTCGGATGCTACGAACAGCGCAGGTTTCCTTGTACTGTTCCTGTCAAATCTCTTTTCACTTCTTAACTTCCTTACCTCTTCCttcatgccagtctctaggagCATCATGACGCAGGCTTCTAGTGGCAGGGCGATCTCCCTTCCACTCCTTTTCAGGTGTTCATCCAGCCCAGTGCCAAATGCAGGCTTCTCTGTCCACGAGTCTAAACACAAAGAGAACAATGAATGGTGAAGAGAGTGGCAGCGATGCTAGACTGTAGTTTCATTTGCATGGTTTCAAATCTGAAGAGACATAAATCAAGTGTTGTAATAAAGAGGCTGCAGATTATTTGTAGGACCCGtttaatgaatacaaaaataaaacagcactGGCCCAGGACTCAGTGAACAAGCCTGTTGCTGGTCTGGATGGCAGATTTCTGGGTCAACAACTCTCAttcacgccactttcctaaccAGTCCTCACTCCCCCTACAAGGTGCTGTCAAATAATAACCACATGGTCCTCGTCAGCAGGGGTGACTGTTCAATCCTctttctgtgtgcatgtgtgtgtgtgtgcgtgcatgcgtgcgtgtgtgtgtgagctaatTTGCTAGTGTACACAGGAGGCAGGGGGGCGAGGAGGGGGAGAGCTTGCAAAACCCAGGTGGGTGTGATGGGAgaagggttgggggggggggggtgtgtgtatttgtggagTTCGTGAGTCATCACCACATGCTAAGAGACCAGGCTCGTCTGGTTTAGACCACATGCGTTtaatacagaaaaaacaaacaagcccTTGAATAAGACAGCGTCAGGACTGCAAAAAGGCTCTGAGAGGAGACATTGCATTTGTAAAAAGGAAAATCAGATTATTTCTGGAGAGCAGAGCGGTGGAAACAAAAGGCTATTCTTTAATATCTGGACCTCAGTCGTGGCCTTTGACAATTACCGCAGCTGATGTAATTTCTGGTAGTTAGAGAAACCGACCAGAGTGATGTAATTGAAAGGTACAGTAGCTGGGTTTCATTTCTCAAGCCAGTTGGAAGAGCGAATAAGAAAAGTGTTTCTCCTCCTAGCAACTACATGTCGGCACACCTTTGGGACAGCTTCTCAAACGTCTCTGTGCCTAACAGGAAAAGGTTTGTTTAAAAGGGGCCGAACAACACaggaagcaaagaaaaacagggGTAGTCAAAGGTGCTTTCTTCAGGAAATGCGTAAAAGGAGGTCCCATATTATGTGCCGCACAGAGCCTTCTtgtatgtaattattttttacaacgTTGTAGTGTTAAATGACTATGTTTGCATAAAGGTGCGTTTGCATGTAGTATACCTTGCTGATCCTGGATGGTTGGCAAGACATTTTCCAGAACAGTGAGAGACTTTCTGTGGTAATCAGCTTGAGCTTCTAAGAGCTACAGAAACAAAAACCACAAAGAGAAATAGATTAGGGGGTGAGTCGAATAAGACCAGCCGTGAAAGACATGAcagcaaagtaaataaaatggcTGGCCAACATCTGTGTTCCCCCCCATTACTCTGCAGCTGTGAGctttctcacaaaaaaaactcatgcaGACACATTTTTGGCTTGCTGATGACAAGCTGTACTTACTGTTACGAAAAAGCGGGCATAGTCCCCTTCTTTTGAGAAAAAACTGTACATGTCTGCAGCAAGTTGATCCTGAATGATAAAAACAGAGTTGTCAACAGTTAGAGCActtcaaaaatagattaaagaaaacaatacttgaccaatacagaaagcagacctgaaTATAGGAACTGAAATGTTatgtaagtgtttttttaagtgttttgttttactgttgtAAGTGCAAGTGTTGTATGACCTACAATTTTGTATGCTGTATATGCATATCTATTTGATTGTTTCCTGTAATAATAGGATATTGTGAAGTAGGGGCAGGACTATATAAGCATTATGCttccgcctgctccttctcagacttatccttttttttttttttctttggtaaaAGCTGATTtgtctatgtttgtgtttttatctttgtgtttttctttagttttttcttttacaacatactgtttgttcgagataaataaaaaatcaaatcaaagatGATAGCCATAATCATAATACAGTCACAGACAGTCTGTAAACTCTTCAGTAATTATAGAGATTAAAGATCTTCCATCCCCTCTACACAGTGGCATCCATCAAATGAATGTGTATTTCAGGTGGCACAAGGACAGACGTTAGCGGTCAGCTAAGCTGCTGGTCTGTGCGCTACATGAGTCATTAATCCTCCTGTTGGCAGGACTCAGTGGTACTGGGAGGGAGAACTTCTGGAGGGGAAACACACGACTGGACCCTTACTGGATAGAAAACCTGACGCATCACGCAGTTACTACACACTAAAACTATCCAGTGAATCAgttcaacacacatacacacacacaaacacgcacgcacacacacacacacacgctgagcTGACGGGGCATTTTCAGTGTTGTGCGTCAGCAAACTGGGTCAGAGGGCCCAAGGGTCTTGGGAAGTCCAGTTGTTGCTGTGGCTATTCTTTTCCCAAATAAACTTCTGATGAGCCCTAACTCCAGTTTCCTGGCCTGCTATGATCTTGCTAAACAAGACTGTAATCAAGCAATAGCTTCTATATAAAAACTGATGATGagtgatgtacagtatatcaatgCTGGTTACCTTGCAAAGCTCCACTTTGTTCATGGCttcatccatctcctccttgAGTAGGTCAGCCTTGGCCGTCAGTGCTTGAGTGTTTGTTCCTGAGATTATTGACTTGGTTGCCTGCAACCATCTGAGTTGAGAAAGACAAGGGCACATTGGAAAAGGGAATGAGACTAGTACCTGGAGTTGTTTTAAgtcttgaaaaaaaactgttactCTGTCTGGATGCATTAAAACTCCACACATAGAACCTGATGAAAGAGAGCGAGCTGTAGACGGACAAACCTTGCCCTGGCAGAATCATAGTCCAGCACCAATTTGGCCAGCTGTTTCCTCTGCTTCAGGATGTTGGGAATGTCCACCTACAAAAAGTTGATCCAAAACACCCACAAGTCAATGAGCCTGACAAGTTACAATGACAGTGAAGATGTGATTGTTCTTCCTGGATGACTTTCCTAGTATTTTTCTCCTGATtagcctttctttctttcttttacagtaaaacaggaaaaaaccTGTAATTATTTGCAAGTTTGTAAAGGTTGATTTAAACTCTTGGGACATTTACTCTTATTTCAGTTTGTTGAGTACAGTAAGTGATATtatgacatttacatttaaatggcACAAAATGATTACAGCAAGACACCTATAACAGAGATCTTGGCCTCTCCAAACCAAACAGCAGTGTAGCTTGTACAAAAATCAACCCAGAATGCAAGGTTTATAcagtagattaaaaaaaaaagatgtcagATAGCCAACAGTTACTTATGTTTGAAAAACGTGGGATTAACAGATGGCAAACCACAGTCTGTAATGACAAAGAGAAAAGTCCTGTTTAGCTCATGTTACCGGGATTCAAAACAGTTTTGTCTTGACTTCTCCAACCTCACATTACCACAACAGGCCAATGTGAGTCCATGTGACTGGGCAGTTAAACCcaaaagacagaaatacaaaGATGCTATTAATTAATCTATTCCATTAGCATTAGACCAAAGAAAGTAAACAGTAGGGGtgtatgtagtctatatccttgacgttccacttccgggattgctccgttgccgccgtaaaatccggatttcactcattaaggtcggatatccgttgccttgggcttcctttgtgttggcattttaaactctggtcgatttctgaggactatggttaaccttttctcagatctctgcagggtaaatccagacagctagctagactatctgtccaatctgagttttctgttgcaccactaaaacaacttttgaacatacacatgttccaccaaaacaagttccttccgagcctattttgcagcagcacctaAAAAACAAGCCAAGAGCTTTGAAATAACTTTAAATATTTAAGTTGTGTTTCGTTTCCGTTACGTCCAGCAGGTGTGAGGTTTCTTACCTCAGCTAACTGGCTGAGGGGATCCAGAACATCTTTCTCTATCTGCAGCTCATGTTGCATCAATTCTGATGCCAGGCGATTCTCTGCCTCGCCGCACACTTCCATCATCTTGCTGTTAACACACACATcagcacaaagaaagagaaagaggtcAAATTAGCATTCAATCTTCCTGACTAAACATAACAACTCAGAAGGAAGACAATATGTTCCCAGTCAATAAATGAAAACTAATCCAGGTTATTGTGATGTGATTATTTCCAGCTGTAAAAGCCTGGAGCATAGTGGCCTAGAGACACCTCATCTGCCATCATGAATCAGGGGTTTTGGGCCACAGTTTTCCCAGAAATGAAACCCCTAAGACTCTacatataaaaaataacagTCTCAGCTGACAGTCGACATGAATGCATCACATTTACTAGCAGAACAACTGACGTACTTTCCCTTCCTCATTACTTCCAGACAGACACATTGCTGCTGTGAAGATCTGGAGGCATTCACTTTCTAGATCCTCAACTAAGAACTGTCTGCTTCCGTTTGGTGTGTTTCTCTCGGTCACGATGAATGATCTATAAAGGGAACTAGTAAAAGTGTCGTCAACACAAAACTGGGCAGATTGCTTGCCCTTGGACACGTGGCCTCATATTTCACGCTCTCTGGGGTGCATCTGCTCCATTAGCAACAGTTGCCAAGGAGGAGCAATTGGTTATCTGGCCCGTCATTCAATTACAAACTCACCCAATCAAGGAGTCTTCTCCCAATTGGTTTCCGCCTTCCACCATTGCCTGGGATAGTGCAGTCAGAGGAAGCTTTTTCTGTGTGGAACAGGGACAGATGCAGACAATGATTAGACTTATATCGAGACATAAACTACTTCAAAATATGCAGAAATGTACTGATTTCTATACAGCAGCTTCAATATTTGACGTTTGACAGTATTTGGAATTTCAAGGACTTTCCATTGAGGAGAAAATTTACAGTCAGGAAGAGAGCTTTCTGAGCAAAGGAGGAAAATATAGATGTTAAATGGGAAATAACTCGCAAACTAGGAAAGTGAGACGTCTATCAAAGGCCACCACTGGAGCTCGTTTTTACTGTCACACGGTTTACATCTGTGCAAAACAATTATGAGTGTGCAACATCCTGTTTTTTGACCAGAGAATCCCAAAGTGCCATGCATAGTGAGTAAAGATGACAGATGTCTGAATGGGAAATGGAGCAAGTGGTGCTGAGAACCAGAGAGGTGGAATAATAAGTAATCAGTGTTTTTACCTGACCATTTCCTGTATAGAGGCGTGGTACGGACTGTAGTGCGTTTTTGGGTGATGTGGGGTAAAGAACACAAAGGGAGAAATCATGgactgtaggcctactgtggACACTTTGAATGAAAACATCTCAACAAttgtgtgtataaaaaaaataaataaagttattacaCATCCTGGAACAGTTGATTGACctggttagtttgtttgtgtaaaaGGACTGGAGCTTTgacaaaggttttattgtaaCACTCTTGATGTCTTACATGTCTCTTCTCTGCGTCTGCGCCGATGTGTCCCTGTAGACATGACACCATcctcttgtgtgtgttgtgggacACCACGCGCACCAACTCCATGCGCCGTTCAATCTGTGCAGAAGACAAGACATGCAACTTCAacaaatatatactatatacgtgtaacgcgttacaaagtCACTTAACTACTTTttcgggtaaaaagtagtgtaacgcgctactactgaaaatttggtaacgaaacgtagttcctttttcaattcggcgcaacgttacttttcccagggacagatttgacagcaacgctgccttctcagctgcgtgctcacaagctccacacaggaagtgacagaggctggtagcagagtgatcatggcaagcgagaagcagccaaagctaacttttgagagcgttttaagcttcgtggctttttggtggacggcgctctgagccaggcagacacaaagctgacaacctcacagatggatgcggtggagatggcctcatacatacacggTACATGTTGGTTGCACGaacacgcaaggatttccagaaaagaggctgcatgtgtctacagCAATGCACGGACCATTGTGGCTGCCCAACCGGTACAGGTCGATACAGACgttacatagtatacactaacaccgtgtaacgccgatgacctgctgacgtgcattcaacccgcgctggactcgttcataatgaatcagccgtcactctgtgagtagagaatccagcctgcagtggagttcagacacttcactgataaaccagagattggctttatggtcaaagatagtttttgtataattaacttcaatctctgccagagacccctgcttttaaaagtaacgtaaaagtaacgagtaaagtaaaaagttactttccattgggggtaactaagtaaagtaactgATTACTTCTTTAAGAAGTAAagagtaacgagcaaacactactttttaaaagtaacttcccaaACACTGTACATGTCATAGGTCATCATAAGTCATTTTGTTgcagaaatgttgctttttaaaaattaaaacacaacacaagctCTATTTTGATAAAGCTAAGTACTTGAACTGGACTACATCCTGCTGGGTTTGTTCAGGTACTGTACAAAGAACAAGTacacgaaaacacacacatggcgGGCTTTGTCTTTATTACCACAACCACTgactctgtgtctctatgaaCCATCACAACAGTGTGCGTGCAGTGTTGATGGTTGATGAGGTCCAGCTCCATGCAGACATTTAGTTTGTAGCTGCCTTGACTGAGACAGGGGTCAAAGTTCATGCATGATTGATAAGGCTGCGGAACAACGCTGGAATGttatctttaaaaacacatgacTCATCGGAAGTGTCTCTAGGGCAACGATCACTGGGCTGTGACAGAGAGTGAGGGGTTCtttggcttttaaaaaaaggcctTTTTGATTACACAGGCTTTCTCCTGTCTGCTAGCCTAACTACACAGATCCACTCTGTGCTTTTAGCCTCACAAGATATAATACTGTCATTGATGGAAGTCACAGCTATTCAGGCTTAAGGACAGAGACCAACTGAAACTCTGCAGGATGACTATTCACTGTCCTTGTCAGGCCAGGTGCCTGACTGGGACAGTCAGTGTCAACATTAGGCTGGCTGTCATTA is a window of Sander vitreus isolate 19-12246 chromosome 21, sanVit1, whole genome shotgun sequence DNA encoding:
- the arhgap17a gene encoding rho GTPase-activating protein 17a isoform X5 is translated as MKKQFNRMKQLANQTVGRAEKTEVLSDDLLQIERRMELVRVVSHNTHKRMVSCLQGHIGADAEKRHKKLPLTALSQAMVEGGNQLGEDSLIGKMMEVCGEAENRLASELMQHELQIEKDVLDPLSQLAEVDIPNILKQRKQLAKLVLDYDSARARWLQATKSIISGTNTQALTAKADLLKEEMDEAMNKVELCKDQLAADMYSFFSKEGDYARFFVTLLEAQADYHRKSLTVLENVLPTIQDQQDSWTEKPAFGTGLDEHLKRSGREIALPLEACVMMLLETGMKEEGLFRIAAGASKLKKLKAALDCSTSQLEEFYSDPHAVAGALKSYLRELPEPLMSYQLYDEWIQASSVSDPDKRLQALWVVCDKLPKNNKTNLRYLVKFLTKLAQDSEVNKMTPSNIAIVLGPNLMWAKTEGSLAEMAAATSVHVVAIVEPIIQHADWFFPEDVEFNVSGMFAMPTPASNHNNHLDYDCSTIERKRPGSMVGPENDTTRKDNNPKQRDSTPAPTPLLQRNGSGGGAPAAGQLGAGTPGAGSMGPSPHMMRRGTKKQAPAPPKPMNPPPSQPCNSSSGSSLSPSPRPLSIHSPTSPTSPTSQPCATPRRYSSNQSPIQAPSHPPPEPPSQASPPPQPGADQQSAEPSPPGTPTPPDTPPPSAATQDVAPPSPSPYQSGSLPRPRPVPKPRNRPSVPPPPQPTALAADSNGICPTVYKMMDPAMSFKGLSRVLVPELAVEQQQPAAAASCLLPLKDCDLDTESTVL
- the arhgap17a gene encoding rho GTPase-activating protein 17a isoform X4: MKKQFNRMKQLANQTVGRAEKTEVLSDDLLQIERRMELVRVVSHNTHKRMVSCLQGHIGADAEKRHSVPRLYTGNGQKKLPLTALSQAMVEGGNQLGEDSLIGKMMEVCGEAENRLASELMQHELQIEKDVLDPLSQLAEVDIPNILKQRKQLAKLVLDYDSARARWLQATKSIISGTNTQALTAKADLLKEEMDEAMNKVELCKDQLAADMYSFFSKEGDYARFFVTLLEAQADYHRKSLTVLENVLPTIQDQQDSWTEKPAFGTGLDEHLKRSGREIALPLEACVMMLLETGMKEEGLFRIAAGASKLKKLKAALDCSTSQLEEFYSDPHAVAGALKSYLRELPEPLMSYQLYDEWIQASSVSDPDKRLQALWVVCDKLPKNNKTNLRYLVKFLTKLAQDSEVNKMTPSNIAIVLGPNLMWAKTEGSLAEMAAATSVHVVAIVEPIIQHADWFFPEDVEFNVSGMFAMPTPASNHNNHLDYDCSTIERKRPGSMVGPENDTTRKDNNPKQRDSTPAPTPLLQRNGSGGGAPAAGQLGAGTPGAGSMGPSPHMMRRGTKKQAPAPPKPMNPPPSQPCNSSSGSSLSPSPRPLSIHSPTSPTSPTSQPCATPRRYSSNQSPIQAPSHPPPEPPSQASPPPQPGADQQSAEPSPPGTPTPPDTPPPSAATQDVAPPSPSPYQSGSLPRPRPVPKPRNRPSVPPPPQPTALAADSNGICPTVYKMMDPAMSFKGLSRVLVPELAVEQQQPAAAASCLLPLKDCDLDTESTVL
- the arhgap17a gene encoding rho GTPase-activating protein 17a isoform X3 — encoded protein: MKKQFNRMKQLANQTVGRAEKTEVLSDDLLQIERRMELVRVVSHNTHKRMVSCLQGHIGADAEKRHSVPRLYTGNGQKKLPLTALSQAMVEGGNQLGEDSLIGKMMEVCGEAENRLASELMQHELQIEKDVLDPLSQLAEVDIPNILKQRKQLAKLVLDYDSARARWLQATKSIISGTNTQALTAKADLLKEEMDEAMNKVELCKDQLAADMYSFFSKEGDYARFFVTLLEAQADYHRKSLTVLENVLPTIQDQQDSWTEKPAFGTGLDEHLKRSGREIALPLEACVMMLLETGMKEEGLFRIAAGASKLKKLKAALDCSTSQLEEFYSDPHAVAGALKSYLRELPEPLMSYQLYDEWIQASSVSDPDKRLQALWVVCDKLPKNNKTNLRYLVKFLTKLAQDSEVNKMTPSNIAIVLGPNLMWAKTEGSLAEMAAATSVHVVAIVEPIIQHADWFFPEDVEFNVSGMFAMPTPASNHNNHLDYDCSTIERKRPGSMVGPENDTTRKDNTPNKHSDHTLRRGSNTLGRKQHTSPAFQPPLPPVEAPGQGHGAAQVPQPSAEPQPQAPSGGPGPDAAQQSLAQSLAALAAAQQLLAQHTEELSNPKQRDSTPAPTPLLQRNGSGGGAPAAGQLGAGTPGAGSMGPSPHMMRRGTKKQAPAPPKPMNPPPSQPCNSSSGSSLSPSPRPLSIHSPTSPTSPTSQPCATPRRYSSNQSPIQAPSHPPPEPPSQASPPPQPGADQQSAEPSPPGTPTPPDTPPPSAATQDVAPPSPSPYQSGSLPRPRPVPKPRNRPSVPPPPQPTALAADSNGICPTVYKMMG